In Plasmodium malariae genome assembly, chromosome: 11, the following proteins share a genomic window:
- the PmUG01_11049700 gene encoding AP-3 complex subunit beta, putative, which produces MESLPFNMKLPLIEKAATNVKDIISHIKLNDGVYFDMTKYDTNEIVNNLENNNIYKKIEAMKHILIAHISKKDVSNFFFDVLKNISVNNLILKKLIYNYLILYAEGNADLTMLTVNSFKKDLNNNNYQIRSYALRAMSCIKSIDMITILIESLKKMSKDKSPYVRKTCADVIPSVYIIDKDQFIFLRKILLDLISDRDLIVVSAAVVSFNTICIYGNVEDYQWSNKDGGDVQDEVAEQMKYPYNACEADTPESGNVAHRKNGINCSNELNHNGICSHNRRFIHNRCYSKSFEGSPQVDNSLHYTTTDEIRNNNVSVGSEMGSSTAYTSETDLPGYQDGSNKRVNKLIQKNKVKDEDPPHSGKENNNIMYNKDHEEKHRLLNDNFYHLYNSLSFLHPYYYKLCKYLLLMHPFHQTYLVDLLLRYCRMFYRDPTKSIKDRLMRMKLPHSNGCDEGGEEQKDRGANSGGSRSSSHSSSCKLSRKHGLKSSNQLGPSHRREGTSTFYMNNDETYKEYKNYEVDIEIFIEKLLILLSSCSYSVVIIATSSLYHLTKFTYKENIVQAILTSLIKSTIEKNEEMYEIFLKSVKPLIIALKENFSAYISFFFISCKDSVSKKLLKLNILYSLIHPSNKILVLDELLHALYMPDNDEYFIKKAFSIITDIALTNPVCLSRVMKYIMIMLNSNINLYAYESILSLRVLLQHSEKKQIIKIASFLCKILLKIKTKDVQISVLWTLTNYQNFIDHLLLFDVARMLVKSFQKYDDIMKMQIIHFVFNIWKFNYAHIFLSPLFDEPPVDLSPADAPPTEGGPLSMLSGQSGHSDHSRQIGQNRKPSQTNHIHTEHSLCLHCNDKQVGALDEEERKSRPQLYNDRKTHIRSRSIYSEESNGISTKGDIHKKEEDKTSRKEAFKIKLKNDFAKFEQLCNKTFLLGLKDENFDVQETSKFYVHIMLKIKELYSKNILKYSVFKRDLFNEKIDDYSLPLYFLKCAIINTGAVVSSPSSGLCSKSVRSVGGKNGEGILSGKKVVDAVSGKSREDVKSMAHRMNDTLLESLQNYDANLSFKDKKKTQTIYQLNTVSNILNKKLPSYVDLPEFAEKDLPKTEHINKEDIKTNKNTIASVSSKDVKLKNSINSMNCMNSINNMNSMNSMNSMNSMNNMNSMNSMNNMNSMNSMNNIINSRIFLNIDDFYKEETLKMEQQKNCGMSTGKAVLINGGRKIQGEDEESDDEKKGKSIGPSSSGGFKKDKILGISKRENSNIYKDQMSSNLKNGKTLEEQIDDIEEFFFNDEDYE; this is translated from the coding sequence ATGGAATCACTGCCATTTAACATGAAATTGCCTTTAATCGAAAAGGCAGCTACGAATGTAAAGGATATAATATCGCACATAAAACTGAATGATGGGGTATATTTCGATATGACTAAATATGATACAAACGAAATAGTAAATAAtcttgaaaataataatatatataaaaagatagAAGCAATGAAGCATATATTAATTGCGCATATTTCGAAAAAAGATGTGTCTAATTTCTTTTTcgatgtattaaaaaatatatcagtaaataatttaattttaaaaaaattaatttataattatttaatattatatgcgGAAGGCAATGCTGATTTGACAATGTTAACAGTTAATTCTTTCaaaaaagatttaaataataacaactACCAAATAAGGTCATATGCTCTTAGAGCTATGTCTTGTATAAAATCTATCGATATGATTACCATTTTAATTGAATCATTGAAAAAGATGTCAAAGGATAAATCTCCTTATGTTCGTAAAACCTGCGCAGATGTTATACCATCTGTATATATCATAGACAAAGAtcaattcatatttttgagGAAAATTCTTCTCGACCTAATTAGTGATAGGGATCTTATTGTTGTGTCGGCAGCTGTTGTGTCTTTTAAtactatatgtatatacggtAACGTGGAGGACTACCAGTGGAGTAATAAAGATGGAGGGGATGTGCAGGACGAGGTAGCAGAACAAATGAAATATCCTTACAACGCGTGTGAAGCAGACACGCCGGAAAGCGGTAACGTGGCTCATAGGAAAAATGGCATCAACTGTAGCAACGAGCTCAATCACAATGGAATCTGCAGCCACAATAGAAGATTCATCCACAATAGATGTTACAGCAAATCATTTGAGGGATCCCCTCAGGTGGACAACTCCTTACATTACACAACCACTGATGAGATTCGGAATAACAATGTATCCGTTGGCAGCGAAATGGGGAGTAGCACTGCGTACACGAGTGAAACAGATTTGCCTGGTTATCAAGATGGGTCTAATAAACgtgtaaataaattaattcaaaaaaataaagtaaaagatGAGGACCCCCCACATTCTGGCAAagaaaataacaatataatgtACAACAAGGATCATGAAGAGAAGCACAGGTTGTTAAACGACAATTTTTATCATCTCTACAATTCCTTATCCTTTTTACACCCATACTATTATAAACTATGTAAGTATTTGTTACTTATGCATCCCTTTCATCAAACGTATCTGGTGGACCTGCTACTGCGATACTGTCGAATGTTTTACAGGGATCCAACCAAAAGCATCAAAGACAGACTAATGAGGATGAAGCTACCCCATTCCAATGGCTGCGATGAAGGGGGGGAAGAACAAAAAGATAGAGGTGCAAATTCAGGTGGAAGTCGGAGCAGCAGTCACAGTAGCAGCTGTAAACTTAGTCGCAAACATGGCCTCAAATCGAGCAACCAATTGGGTCCCTCCCATAGGAGAGAGGGAACCTCGACATTTTACATGAACAACGATGAAACGTACAAGGAGTACAAAAATTATGAGGTGGATATTGAAATATTCATAGAGAAACTTCTGATTCTGTTAAGCTCCTGTAGCTATAGTGTCGTCATAATAGCAACCTCATCCCTTTACCATTTGACCAAGTTCACATATAAAGAAAACATTGTGCAGGCAATTTTAACAAGTTTAATAAAAAGCactatagaaaaaaatgaagagatgtatgaaatatttttaaaaagtgttAAGCCATTAATTATAgctttaaaagaaaatttttctgcatatatatctttcttctttattaGCTGCAAAGATAGTGtaagtaaaaaattgttgaagcttaatattttatattcactTATACATCCAAGTAACAAAATATTGGTATTAGATGAGTTACTACATGCTCTATATATGCCTGATAATGATGagtatttcattaaaaaagcTTTTTCCATTATTACTGATATAGCGTTAACAAACCCTGTATGCCTCTCGCGAGTGATGAAGTATATTATGATTATGCTTAACTCgaatataaatttgtatgCATATGAATCAATCCTATCCCTTAGAGTATTATTACAACAtagtgaaaaaaaacaaatcattaaaatcgcttcttttttatgtaaaattttattaaaaataaaaacgaaaGATGTACAAATTTCTGTTTTATGGACCTTAACaaattatcaaaattttattgatcatcttttattatttgatgTTGCTAGGATGTTAGTTAAGTCTTTTCAAAAGTACGACGATATTATGAAAATgcaaataattcattttgtttttaatatttggaaatttaattatgctcatatttttttatctcccCTCTTTGATGAACCTCCAGTTGATTTGTCACCAGCTGATGCTCCTCCAACGGAGGGGGGGCCTCTTTCCATGTTAAGCGGACAAAGTGGCCATAGCGATCATAGCAGACAAATAGGTCAAAATCGCAAACCGAGCCAAACGAACCACATTCACACTGAACATTCATTGTGTCTGCATTGTAACGACAAACAGGTGGGAGCTCTTGACGAGGAAGAAAGAAAGAGTAGACCCCAACTTTACAATGATAGGAAAACGCACATAAGAAGTAGAAGCATTTATAGTGAAGAGAGTAATGGTATTAGTACAAAAGGtgatatacataaaaaggaGGAGGATAAAACAAGTAGGAAAGAagcatttaaaattaaattaaaaaacgaTTTTGCCAAATTTGAGCAGTTATGTAATAAAACATTCCTTCTAGGATTAAAGGATGAAAACTTCGATGTTCAGGAAACTAGTAAATTTTATGTTCACATTATGCTTAAAATAAAGGAGTTGTATTCAAAGAATATTCTCAAATACAGTGTTTTTAAAAGGGATCTGTTTAACGAAAAAATAGATGATTACTCTTTGCCATTGTACTTTTTGAAATGTGCTATTATAAATACGGGTGCGGTGGTTAGCTCACCTTCCTCTGGTTTATGTTCCAAGAGCGTACGAAGCGTAGGTGGAAAAAATGGGGAAGGCATATTAAGTGGAAAGAAGGTGGTAGACGCAGTAAGCGGAAAGAGTAGGGAAGATGTAAAAAGTATGGCACACAGAATGAATGATACCTTACTGGAATCATTACAAAATTATGATGCAAATCTGAGTTTTAAGGACAAAAAGAAGACTCAAACCATATACCAACTTAACACagtttcaaatattttaaataagaagTTACCATCTTATGTGGACCTCCCAGAGTTTGCAGAAAAGGATTTACCAAAAACGGAGCATATCAACAAGGAGgatataaaaacaaacaaaaatacaATAGCAAGTGTTTCCTCAAAagatgtaaaattaaaaaacagtATTAACAGTATGAACTGTATGAacagtataaataatatgaatagtaTGAATAGTATGAATAGTATGAATAGtatgaataatatgaatagtaTGAATAGtatgaataatatgaatagtaTGAATagtatgaataatataattaattcacgtatttttttaaatattgatgatttttataaagaGGAAACGTTAAAAATGGAGCAACAGAAAAATTGCGGTATGTCAACTGGTAAAGCGGTGCTAATCAACGGTGGTAGAAAAATTCAAGGGGAAGATGAAGAGTCGGATGAcgaaaaaaagggaaagagTATTGGTCCAAGTAGTAGTGGTGGTTttaaaaaagacaaaatttTAGGTATAagtaaaagagaaaattcaAACATATACAAAGACCAAATGTCGagcaatttaaaaaatgggaaaacaCTCGAAGAACAAATTGATGACATTgaggaattttttttcaatgatGAAGATTATGAATga